A single window of Flavobacterium aestivum DNA harbors:
- a CDS encoding aldo/keto reductase: protein MKYTTLPNTDIKVSKICLGTMTFGQQNTESEGHAQMDYALENGVNFFDTAEMYSIPGKQETYGSTERIIGSWFKKTGKREEVVLASKIAGPSPIFGYMREKLDFSPASIQYALDKSLQRLQTDYLDLYQLHWPERKTNFFGQRGYKVQEDDAWEDNIHAVLEALDGFVKAGKIKHVGVSNENPWGMMRFLEESKYNNLPRIKTIQNPYSLLNRLFENASAEVCLRENVGLLAYSPMAFGVLSGKFLTGESHPNARLSLFPQYSRYSSAKCTEATRLYQEVAHKHGLTLTQLALAFVEQQPFVTSSIIGATTMEQLKENIDTITVSLSEDILKDIDAVQAIIPDPAP from the coding sequence ATGAAATACACTACTTTACCGAATACTGATATTAAAGTCAGCAAAATATGCCTAGGGACCATGACTTTTGGGCAACAAAATACTGAATCTGAAGGGCACGCTCAAATGGATTATGCATTGGAGAATGGAGTCAATTTTTTTGATACCGCCGAGATGTATTCTATTCCTGGAAAGCAAGAAACTTACGGAAGTACCGAAAGAATAATTGGATCATGGTTTAAGAAAACAGGAAAAAGAGAAGAAGTAGTTTTGGCTTCCAAAATTGCTGGACCAAGTCCTATTTTTGGTTATATGAGAGAGAAATTAGATTTCTCACCAGCCAGTATCCAATATGCTTTGGATAAAAGCTTACAACGCCTCCAAACGGATTATTTGGATCTCTATCAGTTGCATTGGCCTGAACGCAAAACCAATTTTTTTGGACAACGCGGATACAAAGTACAAGAAGATGATGCTTGGGAAGATAATATTCATGCTGTTTTAGAAGCGTTGGATGGTTTTGTAAAAGCGGGAAAAATAAAACATGTTGGGGTTTCTAATGAAAATCCTTGGGGAATGATGCGTTTTCTGGAAGAAAGTAAATACAATAATTTACCAAGAATTAAAACCATTCAAAATCCGTATTCGTTATTAAATCGTCTTTTTGAGAATGCTTCTGCCGAAGTTTGCCTTCGTGAAAATGTGGGTTTATTGGCGTATTCACCAATGGCTTTTGGGGTTTTATCAGGTAAGTTTTTAACGGGAGAGAGCCACCCTAATGCAAGATTAAGCTTGTTTCCTCAATATTCGAGATACAGCAGTGCAAAATGTACAGAGGCAACCAGATTGTATCAAGAAGTCGCTCACAAACACGGATTGACATTGACCCAATTAGCCTTAGCTTTCGTAGAACAACAGCCTTTTGTTACGAGTAGTATTATTGGTGCCACAACGATGGAACAACTCAAAGAGAATATTGACACGATTACTGTATCTCTTTCCGAAGATATATTAAAAGATATAGATGCAGTTCAGGCTATCATTCCTGATCCAGCACCTTAA
- a CDS encoding OmpA family protein: MIKKISIGLLILALSTSCVSKKIYNDLETKFADLKKENRAISDENAALLASKKQLESEKAALQTSLDDVNANLAKVQADYAAAKDKMKIMQDSYAALEKNSNESLEANMKKNRELLAQLDAKAKALASEQEKLNESSQRLKELEDLIAAKEASMKKLKETLSKALNGFEGKGLTVEQKNGKVYVSMENKLLFNSGSWAVGSEGKKAVVEVGKVLGDNPDISVLIEGHTDNDPYAGSGPIADNWDLSTKRATAIVAILGENKKVNKQNLTAAGRSEFSPLTSNATAEGKSKNRRIEIILTPRLDEISKMLNDF, encoded by the coding sequence ATGATAAAAAAAATTTCCATCGGACTCTTAATTCTAGCTTTGTCTACATCTTGTGTTTCCAAGAAAATTTACAATGATCTCGAAACTAAATTCGCTGATTTAAAAAAGGAGAACAGAGCCATTTCTGATGAAAACGCTGCTTTGTTGGCGTCTAAAAAACAATTAGAATCAGAAAAAGCCGCTTTGCAAACCAGTTTGGACGATGTTAATGCAAATTTAGCCAAAGTGCAAGCTGACTATGCTGCTGCTAAGGATAAGATGAAAATTATGCAAGATTCGTATGCTGCTTTAGAGAAAAACAGTAATGAATCTTTGGAAGCCAACATGAAAAAGAATCGTGAATTGCTGGCTCAACTGGATGCAAAGGCAAAAGCATTGGCATCAGAACAAGAAAAATTAAATGAAAGTAGCCAACGCTTGAAAGAATTGGAAGATTTGATTGCGGCTAAAGAAGCTAGCATGAAAAAATTAAAAGAAACACTTTCTAAAGCACTAAATGGTTTTGAAGGAAAAGGTTTGACAGTTGAACAAAAGAACGGAAAAGTATATGTTTCTATGGAGAACAAATTACTTTTTAATTCAGGTAGTTGGGCCGTAGGTTCAGAAGGTAAAAAAGCAGTGGTTGAAGTAGGGAAAGTATTGGGAGACAATCCAGATATCTCAGTATTGATAGAAGGACATACTGATAACGATCCGTATGCAGGTTCAGGACCAATTGCTGATAACTGGGACCTTTCGACCAAAAGAGCGACAGCTATAGTTGCTATCTTGGGTGAAAATAAAAAAGTAAACAAACAAAATCTTACGGCTGCGGGAAGAAGCGAGTTCTCACCATTAACCAGCAATGCTACTGCAGAAGGAAAATCTAAAAACCGTCGTATCGAAATTATTTTGACCCCTAGATTGGACGAAATTTCAAAAATGTTAAATGATTTTTAG
- a CDS encoding exodeoxyribonuclease III, which produces MKIISYNVNGIRAAITKGFIEWLQHASPDVICLQEIKATEEQIPVSDITAAGYPYQYYYPATKKGYSGVAILSKIKPNNIVYGTGIEHMDFEGRNLRADFDDCSVMSLYLPSGTNGDRLSHKFMYMDDFQNYIDELKKDIPNLIICGDYNICHEAIDIHDPIRNKNTSGFLPEERAWLDKFMKSGFVDSFRHFNSEPHQYSWWSYRAGARGNNKGWRIDYNLVSDSLKDKLKRAVILPDAMHSDHCPVLVEIE; this is translated from the coding sequence ATGAAAATAATCTCATACAACGTAAACGGAATTCGTGCTGCCATCACAAAAGGATTTATTGAATGGTTACAACATGCCAGTCCAGATGTAATTTGTTTGCAGGAAATCAAAGCAACAGAAGAGCAAATTCCTGTTTCCGACATTACTGCAGCGGGATATCCTTACCAATATTATTATCCTGCAACCAAAAAAGGATATAGTGGTGTTGCAATTCTTTCAAAAATAAAACCAAATAATATAGTATACGGAACTGGAATTGAGCACATGGATTTTGAAGGTAGAAATCTTCGTGCTGATTTTGATGATTGTTCTGTAATGAGTTTGTACTTACCGTCGGGAACCAATGGCGATAGACTAAGCCACAAGTTTATGTATATGGATGATTTTCAAAATTACATAGACGAATTAAAAAAAGACATTCCGAATCTAATTATTTGTGGAGACTATAATATTTGTCACGAGGCCATTGATATTCACGATCCAATTCGAAACAAAAACACGTCGGGCTTTTTGCCGGAAGAAAGAGCATGGTTGGATAAATTCATGAAATCCGGATTTGTAGATAGTTTTCGCCACTTCAACAGTGAGCCACACCAGTATTCGTGGTGGAGTTATCGTGCAGGAGCTCGTGGGAATAACAAAGGTTGGCGTATCGATTACAATTTGGTAAGCGACTCTCTGAAAGATAAACTCAAAAGAGCCGTTATTTTGCCAGATGCGATGCATTCCGATCATTGTCCAGTTTTGGTTGAAATTGAATAG
- a CDS encoding lysophospholipid acyltransferase family protein → MGLVTAKEVAKTINTDKYGVFGTFSGWLLMKVLKISTLNKIYDRNKHLKELPFLNAILDEFQIKFEIPEEDFKRLPKDGAYITISNHPLGGIDGILLLKLMLEKEPNFKIIANFLLHRIDPMKPYIMPVNPFENHKDAKSSVVGIKETLRHLRDGKPLGMFPAGEVSTYKDGKLVVDKAWEEGAIKVIRKAQVPVVPIYFHAKNSRLFYFLSKINDTLRTAKLPSELLTQKDRIIKVRVGKPISVAEQNEHESIEEYTEFLRKKTYMLANPFEKESKLLQTPSLKIPKSPKEIVTASDQNKIEAEVKNLRKTDCRLLQSKNYEVFFTDAKSIPHILHEIGRLREITFREVGEGTNESIDIDRYDQYYHHMFLWDDETKKIAGAYRMGLGSQIYTKYGFEGFYLNDLFRFEPELNDMMLSSIEMGRAFIVKEYQQKPMPLFLLWKGIIHTTLRYPEHKYLIGGVSISNQFSDFSKSLMIEFMKSNYYDPYIAQYVHPKKAYKVKLKDADKDFILDEAEADLNKFDKIIDELEPGNLRLPVLIKKYIKQNARVIAFNVDPLFNNAIDGLMYIRIADIPESTMKPVMEEFQAELERKLNEKED, encoded by the coding sequence ATGGGTTTAGTTACCGCAAAAGAAGTTGCAAAGACAATAAACACGGACAAGTATGGCGTTTTCGGTACTTTTTCCGGTTGGTTGTTGATGAAAGTTTTAAAGATTTCGACATTAAACAAAATATACGACAGGAATAAACATTTGAAGGAATTGCCATTCCTAAATGCCATATTAGACGAATTTCAAATTAAGTTTGAGATTCCTGAAGAAGATTTCAAACGTTTACCAAAAGACGGTGCCTATATTACTATTTCAAATCACCCACTTGGGGGGATTGACGGGATTCTGTTATTGAAATTAATGCTTGAAAAAGAGCCAAATTTTAAAATCATAGCGAATTTTTTACTGCATCGTATAGACCCGATGAAACCTTATATTATGCCGGTAAATCCTTTTGAAAACCACAAAGACGCCAAGTCTAGCGTGGTAGGGATAAAGGAAACACTTCGTCATCTTAGAGACGGAAAACCATTAGGAATGTTCCCTGCTGGTGAAGTTTCTACCTATAAAGACGGAAAATTAGTAGTTGATAAAGCCTGGGAAGAAGGTGCCATAAAAGTAATTAGAAAAGCACAGGTTCCTGTAGTTCCTATTTATTTTCATGCTAAAAACAGTCGCTTGTTTTATTTCTTATCTAAAATAAATGACACACTAAGAACCGCCAAATTACCATCAGAGTTATTAACTCAAAAAGATCGTATTATCAAGGTGCGCGTTGGGAAACCAATTTCGGTAGCTGAACAAAACGAACACGAATCTATTGAGGAATACACGGAGTTCTTAAGAAAAAAGACCTATATGCTGGCCAATCCGTTTGAAAAAGAATCCAAGCTTTTACAAACACCTTCCCTTAAAATACCTAAAAGTCCTAAGGAGATAGTTACTGCAAGCGATCAAAATAAAATTGAAGCCGAAGTAAAGAATCTACGTAAAACAGATTGCCGCTTACTGCAAAGTAAAAATTACGAAGTGTTTTTTACAGATGCCAAATCAATACCGCATATTTTACACGAAATTGGCCGTTTGAGAGAAATCACTTTTAGAGAAGTGGGAGAAGGGACTAATGAGTCTATAGATATTGACAGATATGACCAATATTACCATCACATGTTTTTATGGGATGATGAAACGAAGAAAATAGCTGGTGCTTATCGTATGGGATTGGGTTCTCAAATTTATACAAAATATGGATTTGAAGGGTTTTATCTAAATGACTTATTTCGATTTGAACCGGAATTAAACGACATGATGCTGAGCTCAATAGAAATGGGACGTGCCTTTATCGTTAAAGAGTACCAACAAAAACCAATGCCTTTATTCTTGCTTTGGAAAGGGATTATTCATACCACTTTGCGTTATCCGGAGCATAAATACTTAATTGGTGGAGTGAGCATTAGTAATCAGTTTTCTGACTTCTCAAAATCGTTAATGATTGAATTCATGAAATCCAATTATTACGATCCGTATATTGCACAATACGTACATCCGAAAAAAGCATATAAAGTAAAACTTAAAGACGCCGATAAAGACTTTATTCTGGATGAAGCCGAAGCTGATTTGAATAAATTCGACAAAATTATCGACGAATTAGAACCTGGAAACTTGCGTTTACCTGTTTTAATTAAAAAATATATCAAGCAAAATGCAAGAGTAATTGCTTTCAATGTAGACCCATTATTCAATAATGCCATCGATGGTTTAATGTACATCCGAATTGCTGATATCCCTGAAAGCACGATGAAACCGGTAATGGAAGAATTTCAAGCTGAATTGGAACGCAAGCTCAACGAAAAAGAAGATTAA
- a CDS encoding DUF6705 family protein: protein MKEILFLGFVFLKRKIEYYINFAVFFILLNSCMAQSPVLDITDISMFNTIKGAYYKDTKNVLNGYDGTYVCTNDSISFKIKLQKNIMTSRNGQFYEDLVAGEYQWIENGVEKVNTLSQLTPTSNINHISGGLVLTGTTLGCSSCRADEKRLRLGFRDTTPHNIGEIDIRKTTVDGRDAIIAKIWYAGCFAFREGDPKPQDGIIRAGTYTMIKLKK, encoded by the coding sequence ATGAAAGAAATACTATTTTTAGGATTTGTGTTTTTGAAGAGAAAAATTGAATACTATATTAATTTTGCAGTATTTTTTATTCTTTTAAATAGCTGTATGGCACAAAGCCCAGTACTTGATATTACGGACATATCAATGTTTAACACTATTAAGGGTGCTTATTACAAAGACACCAAGAATGTGTTAAACGGCTATGATGGTACTTATGTATGTACTAATGACAGTATATCATTTAAAATAAAATTACAAAAAAACATCATGACTTCCAGAAATGGTCAATTCTACGAAGATTTGGTTGCGGGAGAATACCAATGGATCGAAAATGGAGTTGAAAAAGTGAATACATTAAGCCAATTAACTCCAACTAGCAACATAAATCATATAAGTGGAGGACTAGTTTTAACCGGAACTACATTGGGTTGTAGCAGTTGTAGGGCTGATGAAAAACGATTAAGGCTTGGCTTTAGAGATACTACACCCCACAACATAGGAGAAATCGATATTAGAAAAACAACCGTAGATGGAAGAGATGCAATCATAGCAAAAATTTGGTATGCTGGGTGTTTTGCTTTTAGAGAAGGCGATCCAAAGCCTCAAGATGGTATTATTAGGGCTGGCACCTATACTATGATAAAACTAAAAAAATAA